The following coding sequences are from one Verrucomicrobiia bacterium window:
- the cysD gene encoding sulfate adenylyltransferase subunit CysD: protein MTSYHLDHLQYLETEAIHVMREVAAEFERPCLLFSGGKDSICLLRLAEKAFRPSDIPMPLLNVDTGHHFPELNEFRDRRARELGARLIVRKVEDAIARGLATPAPGEISRNKLQIPTLLAAIEEFRFDACIGGARRDEEKARAKERFFSFRDAFGQWDPKNQRPEIWNLYNARVNPGEHMRVFPLSNWTELDVWQYIRREGLEVPSIYFSHRRRCVRRNGQWLPVNDFLPPRPNEEVRELVVRVRTIGDIISTGMIESRADSLDDIIAEIAAARVTERGSRADDKVSEAAMEDRKKAGYF, encoded by the coding sequence ATGACATCGTATCATCTTGATCATCTTCAGTACCTGGAAACCGAAGCCATCCATGTCATGCGGGAGGTGGCGGCGGAATTTGAGCGGCCCTGCCTGTTGTTCAGCGGCGGCAAGGACTCGATCTGCTTGCTGCGGCTGGCAGAGAAGGCCTTCCGGCCTTCGGACATTCCCATGCCCCTGCTGAATGTGGATACAGGTCATCATTTTCCCGAGCTGAACGAATTCCGTGACCGCCGCGCGCGGGAGCTGGGCGCCCGGTTGATCGTGCGGAAGGTGGAGGACGCCATCGCCCGGGGGCTGGCTACGCCGGCGCCGGGGGAGATCAGCCGCAACAAACTGCAAATCCCCACCTTGCTGGCGGCCATCGAGGAGTTTCGTTTTGATGCCTGCATTGGCGGGGCGCGGCGGGACGAGGAAAAGGCCCGCGCCAAGGAGCGATTCTTCAGTTTCCGCGACGCCTTTGGCCAGTGGGACCCCAAAAACCAGCGCCCGGAGATTTGGAATCTCTACAACGCCCGGGTGAACCCGGGGGAGCACATGCGGGTGTTTCCGTTGAGCAATTGGACGGAGCTGGATGTGTGGCAGTACATCCGCCGCGAGGGGCTGGAGGTGCCCTCGATTTATTTCAGCCATCGGCGGCGGTGCGTGCGGCGCAACGGCCAGTGGCTGCCGGTGAACGACTTTTTGCCGCCCCGCCCGAACGAGGAAGTGCGCGAGCTGGTGGTGCGGGTGCGGACCATCGGCGACATCATCAGCACTGGCATGATTGAATCGCGGGCGGACAGCCTGGATGACATCATTGCCGAAATCGCGGCGGCGCGGGTGACCGAGCGCGGCTCGCGCGCGGATGACAAGGTGTCCGAAGCCGCCATGGAGGATCGGAAGAAGGCCGGCTATTTTTAA
- a CDS encoding GTP-binding protein, which produces MQTTSVMDHSAPAPGVGAGERARALAHAVEILRFNTCGSVDDGKSTLIGRLLYDSKSLMEDQIESLERSAEITGGGQINLANLTDGLRAEREQGITIDVAYRYFATPRRKFIVADTPGHVQYTRNMVTGASTANLSVVLVDARQGVSEQSRRHTFIASLLRIPHLIIAVNKMDLVDWSEERFLEIRAEFEAFLPRLDIKDVKFIPISALNGDNVVEPSRHTPWYCGPSLLGHLETVHIASDYNLNGFRLPVQWVNRPQAPRDPRYHDFRGYSGQIAGGIVRVGDAVLVLPAGLKSRVKDIWTYDGSLQEAFCPQSITLLLEHDMDVSRGDMVVGFQHLPGMDNEVRAQVCWMHGRPLQAGRKYLLKHTTATVQAVVMEVEHRTNILTFEPEPASELGLNDIGQVRLKTARPLVYDGYATNRLTGAFILIEPGTNATVAAGMLLPPPRAITPEYHDFVI; this is translated from the coding sequence ATGCAAACAACTTCAGTCATGGATCACAGCGCTCCGGCGCCCGGCGTCGGGGCGGGGGAGCGTGCGCGCGCTCTGGCGCATGCGGTGGAAATTCTGCGCTTCAACACGTGCGGTTCGGTGGATGATGGAAAGTCCACCCTGATTGGGCGGTTGCTCTACGACTCCAAATCCCTGATGGAAGATCAGATTGAGTCGCTGGAGCGCTCGGCCGAGATCACCGGCGGCGGCCAGATTAACCTGGCCAATCTCACCGATGGCTTGCGGGCGGAGCGGGAGCAGGGCATCACCATTGATGTGGCCTACCGGTATTTTGCCACACCCCGGCGCAAGTTCATTGTGGCGGACACGCCCGGGCATGTGCAGTACACCCGCAACATGGTTACCGGCGCCTCCACGGCCAACCTGTCAGTGGTGTTGGTGGATGCCCGGCAGGGCGTCAGCGAGCAAAGCCGCCGGCACACCTTCATTGCGTCGCTGCTGCGCATTCCGCACCTGATCATCGCGGTGAACAAGATGGACCTGGTGGACTGGTCGGAGGAGCGTTTCTTGGAGATACGGGCGGAGTTTGAGGCGTTTCTGCCCCGGCTGGACATCAAGGACGTGAAGTTCATTCCCATCAGCGCCCTCAATGGGGACAACGTTGTGGAGCCGTCGCGGCACACGCCGTGGTACTGCGGCCCCTCGCTGCTGGGTCATCTGGAGACCGTGCACATCGCCAGCGATTACAACCTCAACGGTTTTCGCCTGCCGGTGCAATGGGTCAACCGCCCGCAGGCGCCCCGGGATCCACGTTATCATGACTTCCGCGGGTACAGCGGGCAGATCGCCGGGGGCATCGTGCGGGTGGGCGATGCGGTGCTCGTCCTGCCGGCGGGTTTGAAAAGCCGGGTTAAGGATATTTGGACCTATGACGGAAGCTTGCAGGAGGCTTTCTGCCCGCAATCCATCACCCTGTTGTTGGAGCATGACATGGATGTGAGCCGGGGCGACATGGTGGTCGGCTTTCAACATTTGCCGGGCATGGACAACGAGGTGCGGGCCCAGGTGTGCTGGATGCATGGCCGGCCGCTGCAGGCGGGGCGCAAGTACCTGCTCAAGCACACCACCGCCACCGTGCAGGCGGTGGTGATGGAGGTGGAGCATCGCACGAACATCCTGACGTTTGAGCCGGAGCCGGCCAGCGAGCTGGGGCTGAATGACATCGGCCAGGTGCGTCTGAAAACTGCCCGCCCCCTGGTCTATGACGGCTACGCCACCAACCGGCTCACCGGGGCGTTTATCCTGATTGAGCCGGGCACCAATGCCACCGTGGCCGCCGGCATGCTACTGCCGCCGCCGCGCGCGATTACGCCGGAGTACCACGATTTTGTGATTTGA
- the rpsP gene encoding 30S ribosomal protein S16: MAVRIRLKRIGAKNSPVYRVVVADSRSPRDGRFIEELGTYHPGRKDQKVTLNLERAKYWLSVGAQPTDTVKSFLRKAEQATAG, from the coding sequence ATGGCAGTACGCATACGACTGAAACGCATCGGAGCCAAGAACAGCCCCGTGTACCGGGTGGTGGTGGCCGACAGCCGCAGCCCGCGGGATGGCCGGTTTATTGAAGAACTGGGGACGTATCATCCCGGGCGCAAGGACCAGAAGGTGACCTTGAATTTGGAGCGCGCCAAATACTGGCTGAGCGTGGGGGCGCAGCCCACCGACACGGTCAAATCTTTTCTGCGTAAGGCGGAGCAGGCGACGGCGGGTTAA
- the rplS gene encoding 50S ribosomal protein L19: MNQAILDRIESEQLKKDRPDFRVGDTVRVHTRVVEGDKERIQIFTGVVIGRRGRGLNETFTVRRISYGEGVERVFPLHSPRIEKIEIERRGVVRRAKLTYLRKRIGKGAMLVRERKDRAVVVPGTPADAPAGEAKA, encoded by the coding sequence ATGAATCAGGCAATATTGGATCGCATTGAGTCGGAACAACTGAAGAAGGACCGCCCGGATTTCCGGGTGGGGGACACCGTGCGCGTGCACACCCGCGTGGTGGAAGGTGACAAGGAACGCATTCAAATCTTCACGGGCGTGGTCATCGGCCGCCGGGGGCGCGGGCTTAATGAGACGTTCACCGTGCGCCGCATCAGCTACGGGGAAGGGGTGGAGCGCGTGTTTCCCCTGCACTCGCCGCGGATTGAGAAGATCGAAATCGAGCGCCGCGGGGTGGTGCGCCGGGCCAAGCTGACCTACCTGCGCAAACGCATTGGCAAAGGAGCCATGCTCGTCCGGGAACGCAAGGACCGGGCGGTGGTGGTGCCGGGCACGCCTGCGGACGCGCCGGCGGGCGAAGCCAAGGCTTGA
- a CDS encoding GNAT family N-acetyltransferase, with protein MNDDSEPSPRKRPPRRRPRAPLPAVEIREMRLEDVPQVFALGQELFTAEKLPTLYRSWDDHELAQLFSSEAEFCLVAESEDRIVGFALGRVMEKPQNAWKYGWLLWLGVSPRFKGRGLARRLLNQLTERFIAREARIMLVDTDEENHEALAFFRKNGFGQEIRHVYLSRNLDDYPRKNGGGG; from the coding sequence ATGAACGACGACAGTGAGCCTTCACCACGAAAACGCCCCCCGCGACGGCGCCCACGCGCTCCGCTGCCGGCGGTGGAAATCCGTGAAATGCGGCTGGAGGATGTCCCCCAGGTGTTCGCGTTGGGCCAGGAGCTCTTCACGGCCGAAAAACTCCCCACCCTTTACCGTTCCTGGGATGATCACGAGCTGGCCCAGCTTTTCAGCTCCGAGGCGGAATTTTGTCTGGTGGCCGAGAGCGAAGACCGGATTGTGGGCTTTGCCCTGGGCCGCGTGATGGAGAAACCCCAAAATGCCTGGAAATATGGCTGGCTCCTCTGGCTGGGCGTTTCCCCCAGGTTCAAGGGGCGCGGGCTGGCCCGCCGGCTGCTCAATCAACTGACCGAGCGGTTTATCGCCCGCGAAGCCCGCATCATGCTGGTGGATACCGACGAGGAAAACCATGAGGCCCTGGCTTTTTTCCGCAAAAACGGTTTCGGCCAGGAAATCCGCCACGTGTACCTCTCCCGCAATCTGGATGATTATCCCCGCAAAAACGGCGGCGGCGGCTGA
- a CDS encoding peptidylprolyl isomerase, translating to MFGTIRKHSTWMWAIIIVVVVISFVIYFSPDARYHVLGRRSKSGYHVNNRPITGPEYEDALREAKLQFFFRYGTFPDRSDEMARQNFRAEEAANSRLLLAEMLRQMNIQVGIDATLRLRDELLTLATGGQTRDMAAALNAFEEQILRKNGFTLLDFERFLRHEAGLQHLVELCGVAGRLTTPQEAEAIFRREHEELDAALVYFSASNYLAAITNFPPEAISQLYSNRLAEYAIPERVELVYVHFPLTNYLSLALTNLTRQTNIAALVNSVYSRQPTNYWKDKDGNPLPEAEAKARIEKDLIEDQARRLAMRAVNEYTHGFNLDKTNSLQDFLALAARSNLTVHTAQPFDLLEGPKDLKLPERAVPILYRLQPEDPVLINPIPGEDGAYLFALKQRLPRQIPSLDAVRDKVIEDYKREQAMAMAKLRADIFYNTLTNGLAQGQNFTQICLDHGHLPIVLPPFSRVTGEVTNLPPGVSLNEVRNLVADLAPGNVTAIRESQHGYWVAYLRRRLPVDENKLKKELPVFLANLRERRQNEAANEWINRQYRNIPARLMEPSRSEDAAKGPRPKS from the coding sequence ATGTTTGGGACCATTCGCAAACATTCAACCTGGATGTGGGCCATCATCATCGTGGTGGTGGTCATCAGTTTCGTAATCTACTTCTCGCCTGACGCCCGCTACCACGTGCTCGGCCGCCGGAGCAAATCCGGCTACCACGTCAACAACCGCCCCATCACCGGCCCCGAATATGAGGATGCGCTCCGGGAGGCCAAGCTCCAGTTCTTTTTCCGCTATGGTACCTTCCCGGACCGCAGCGACGAAATGGCCCGCCAAAATTTCCGCGCCGAGGAAGCCGCCAACAGCCGCCTGCTCCTGGCCGAAATGCTGCGCCAGATGAACATCCAGGTGGGCATTGATGCCACCCTGCGCCTGCGCGATGAGCTGCTGACCCTGGCCACCGGCGGCCAGACCCGTGACATGGCCGCCGCCCTCAACGCTTTTGAAGAACAAATCCTCCGCAAAAACGGCTTCACTTTGCTGGACTTCGAGCGTTTCCTGCGCCACGAGGCCGGCCTTCAACACCTGGTGGAACTTTGCGGCGTGGCCGGACGCCTCACCACTCCTCAGGAAGCCGAAGCCATCTTCCGCCGCGAACACGAGGAGCTGGATGCCGCCTTGGTGTACTTCAGCGCCTCCAACTACCTTGCGGCCATCACCAATTTTCCCCCCGAGGCCATCAGCCAGTTGTATAGCAACCGCCTTGCCGAATATGCTATCCCCGAACGCGTCGAGCTGGTTTACGTGCACTTCCCGCTCACCAATTACCTTTCCCTGGCTCTGACCAATCTGACCCGCCAGACCAACATCGCCGCCCTGGTCAACTCCGTCTATTCCCGGCAGCCCACCAATTACTGGAAGGACAAGGATGGCAATCCCCTGCCCGAGGCTGAGGCCAAGGCTCGTATCGAAAAAGACCTCATCGAAGACCAGGCTCGCCGCCTGGCCATGCGCGCCGTTAACGAGTACACCCACGGCTTTAATCTGGATAAAACCAATTCCCTCCAGGACTTCCTCGCACTGGCTGCCCGCAGCAACCTCACCGTGCACACCGCCCAGCCCTTTGACCTCCTGGAAGGCCCGAAAGATTTGAAACTGCCGGAACGGGCCGTCCCCATCCTGTACCGGCTCCAGCCCGAAGACCCGGTCCTGATCAACCCGATTCCGGGCGAGGACGGCGCCTACCTTTTTGCCCTCAAGCAACGCCTGCCGCGGCAAATCCCCTCCTTGGACGCCGTGCGGGACAAGGTCATCGAGGACTACAAGCGCGAGCAGGCCATGGCCATGGCCAAGTTGCGCGCCGACATTTTTTACAACACCCTCACCAACGGACTGGCTCAGGGGCAGAATTTCACCCAAATCTGTCTGGACCATGGCCACCTGCCCATCGTGTTGCCGCCGTTCTCCCGCGTTACGGGCGAAGTCACCAACCTGCCCCCCGGTGTGTCCCTGAATGAAGTGCGCAACCTCGTGGCTGACCTGGCCCCCGGTAATGTCACGGCCATCCGCGAGTCGCAGCACGGCTACTGGGTGGCTTACCTCCGCCGTCGCCTGCCCGTGGACGAAAACAAACTGAAGAAGGAGCTGCCTGTGTTCCTGGCGAACTTGCGCGAGCGCCGCCAAAACGAAGCGGCCAACGAATGGATCAATCGCCAATACCGCAACATCCCGGCCCGCTTGATGGAACCCTCCCGCTCCGAGGATGCCGCCAAAGGCCCACGGCCCAAGTCCTAG
- a CDS encoding KH domain-containing protein, whose product MQAFLDYVVKGVVDHPEQVTITPVERGGLTVYELRLHPEDVGKVIGKQGAMINAIRALLQAGAARKGLRCAVEIVEDEPAAPESGA is encoded by the coding sequence ATGCAAGCCTTTTTGGATTACGTGGTCAAGGGCGTGGTGGACCACCCGGAGCAGGTGACCATCACCCCGGTGGAACGGGGCGGCCTGACGGTGTACGAGCTGCGTCTGCATCCTGAGGATGTGGGCAAGGTGATTGGCAAGCAGGGCGCCATGATCAATGCCATCCGGGCCCTATTGCAGGCCGGTGCCGCGCGCAAAGGTCTGCGCTGCGCGGTGGAGATTGTGGAGGACGAGCCGGCCGCCCCCGAGAGCGGGGCGTAG
- the trmD gene encoding tRNA (guanosine(37)-N1)-methyltransferase TrmD, which produces MKIDVLTLFPGMFAGPLDESIIRRARDKGLLELRIINLRDYTHDRHQTVDDRPFGGGPGMLMKPEPIFEAVEALATPETRVILMTPAGRLFRQAIARELAREKHLLLVCGSYEGFDERVHEHLADDELSIGDYVLTNGALPAMVVIDAVTRLLPGALGDDQSAVEESFSHGLLECPHYTRPAEFRGWKVPEVLLSGNHAEIARWRAAQALERTRQRRPDLLAGGAAHEPKPERRTKSPSDRKKE; this is translated from the coding sequence ATGAAAATTGATGTGCTCACCCTGTTCCCGGGGATGTTTGCGGGGCCGCTGGATGAAAGCATCATTCGGCGGGCGCGCGACAAGGGATTGCTGGAATTGCGGATCATTAATTTGCGGGACTACACCCATGACCGCCATCAGACGGTGGATGATCGTCCGTTTGGCGGCGGGCCGGGGATGTTGATGAAGCCCGAACCGATCTTTGAAGCTGTGGAAGCGCTGGCCACCCCGGAAACCCGGGTGATCCTGATGACGCCGGCCGGGCGTCTGTTTCGGCAGGCCATCGCCCGGGAACTGGCCCGGGAGAAGCACCTGTTGCTGGTGTGTGGCAGCTATGAGGGCTTTGATGAACGGGTGCACGAGCACCTGGCGGATGATGAACTGTCCATTGGCGATTATGTGCTGACCAATGGAGCGTTGCCCGCGATGGTGGTGATTGACGCCGTGACCCGTTTGCTGCCGGGCGCGCTGGGGGACGATCAAAGTGCCGTAGAGGAATCCTTCAGCCACGGACTGCTGGAGTGTCCGCACTACACCCGGCCGGCTGAATTTCGGGGCTGGAAGGTGCCCGAGGTCCTGTTGTCGGGCAACCATGCCGAGATTGCCCGCTGGCGGGCCGCCCAGGCACTGGAACGCACGCGGCAGCGGCGGCCGGATTTGCTGGCCGGTGGGGCAGCCCACGAACCCAAACCCGAGCGGCGGACGAAATCGCCGTCGGACAGAAAGAAAGAATAA
- the alaS gene encoding alanine--tRNA ligase has translation MTSREIRQSFLDFFRSKQHTIVPSSSLLPDSPNLLFTNAGMNQFVPIFLGQIPCPYTPGRAADTQKCIRAGGKHNDLEDVGLDTYHHTFFEMLGNWSFGDYFKKEAIEWAWELVVGVWKFPPRRLYATVYKPGPGEPAEFDQEAYDLWAAIFTQAGLDPREHIHFGGKKDNFWMMGETGPCGPCSELHVDLTPAGDTRGALVNKGSAQCIEIWNLVFMQFNANPDGSFSPLPAKSVDTGMGFERVTGIIQNTRGFTDFSRIISNYETDIFRPLFDRLESLSGKKYGATLPRPDAAGNLVPATEQERVDVAFRVIADHIRTLSFAIADGILPGNTDRHYVLRRILRRAVRYGRSLGFHEPFFFKLVPVLAETMGDVFPEIRGRQSQVEEVIRMEEEAFNRTLDRGIELFNDYVAAAASTPNASGISGDFAFKLYDTYGFPLDLTELMARERGLKVDVDGFNRLMEEQRERARKAQKREIIELSQIETTTPTRFIGFDTLHTPARVLEVVQVKDKTAVLLDTTACYAEMGGQVGDTGELRAGDLAWRIADTQKSGAVWLHYLDLPPQGAMRLPEPGEDVLLQVDVPRRASIQRHHTVTHLLHWAIHEVVSPEASQKGSFVGPDKLTFDFNCPPLTPQQVADVEKLVNERILENAGVSWTEVPYTEVKGRRDVMQFFGDKYGDIVRVVQIGGHPGRLDGYSMELCGGTHTRATGEIGLFRIVAETAIAAGVRRIEAVAGLESYRRAGEEARRLKALAEKLNTPIGELEKRLDNLLQQQKELEKQWRALQQKQAAEMARSLTTKARTLNGVPVIIERVDADGDTLQAMINELKGCFQGVVVLGGAANQAVTLMATVSPAYTQRVQAGKILQQIAPITGGKGGGKPDFARGGGKEVGRLDEALAKAATLI, from the coding sequence ATGACAAGTCGTGAAATTCGCCAGTCGTTCCTCGACTTTTTCCGGTCGAAGCAGCACACCATTGTGCCTTCGTCCAGCCTGCTGCCGGATTCCCCCAACCTGCTCTTTACCAACGCCGGAATGAATCAATTTGTCCCCATCTTTCTGGGACAAATTCCCTGCCCTTACACGCCCGGCCGCGCTGCCGACACCCAGAAATGCATCCGTGCCGGAGGCAAACACAACGATCTCGAAGATGTGGGGCTGGACACCTACCACCACACCTTCTTTGAAATGCTGGGCAATTGGAGTTTTGGGGACTATTTCAAAAAGGAGGCCATCGAGTGGGCGTGGGAGCTGGTGGTGGGCGTGTGGAAATTTCCGCCCCGGCGCCTTTACGCCACAGTCTATAAACCCGGCCCCGGCGAACCGGCCGAGTTTGATCAGGAGGCCTATGACCTCTGGGCAGCCATCTTTACCCAGGCCGGCCTGGATCCCCGCGAGCACATCCATTTCGGCGGCAAAAAGGACAACTTCTGGATGATGGGCGAAACCGGTCCCTGCGGCCCCTGCTCGGAGCTGCACGTGGACCTCACCCCGGCGGGCGACACCCGCGGCGCGCTGGTGAACAAGGGCAGTGCCCAGTGCATCGAGATTTGGAACCTCGTGTTCATGCAGTTCAATGCCAATCCCGATGGCTCCTTCTCGCCCCTGCCCGCCAAAAGCGTGGATACCGGCATGGGCTTCGAGCGCGTCACCGGCATCATCCAGAACACCCGCGGTTTTACCGATTTCAGCCGCATCATTTCCAATTACGAAACCGACATCTTCCGCCCGCTCTTTGATCGCCTGGAATCGTTAAGCGGCAAAAAATACGGAGCCACCCTGCCCCGCCCGGATGCCGCGGGCAACCTGGTGCCGGCCACGGAACAGGAACGGGTGGACGTCGCCTTCCGCGTCATTGCGGATCACATCCGCACCCTGAGTTTTGCCATCGCCGACGGCATTTTGCCCGGCAACACCGACCGCCACTATGTTCTCCGGCGCATCCTGCGTCGCGCCGTGCGCTACGGACGCTCGCTCGGCTTCCACGAGCCCTTTTTCTTCAAGCTGGTGCCCGTGCTGGCCGAAACTATGGGCGACGTTTTCCCGGAAATCCGCGGCCGCCAAAGCCAGGTGGAGGAAGTCATCCGCATGGAGGAGGAAGCCTTCAATCGCACCCTTGACCGCGGCATTGAACTCTTCAACGATTACGTGGCGGCGGCGGCCAGCACCCCCAACGCCTCCGGCATTTCCGGCGACTTTGCCTTTAAACTTTACGACACCTACGGCTTCCCGCTTGATCTGACTGAGTTGATGGCCCGCGAACGGGGTCTGAAGGTGGATGTGGACGGATTCAACCGGTTGATGGAGGAACAGCGCGAACGCGCCCGCAAGGCCCAAAAACGCGAAATCATCGAGCTGTCCCAAATCGAGACCACCACGCCCACCCGCTTTATTGGGTTTGACACGCTGCACACCCCCGCCCGCGTCCTGGAGGTGGTCCAGGTCAAGGATAAAACCGCCGTCCTCCTGGACACCACCGCCTGCTACGCCGAGATGGGCGGACAAGTCGGCGACACCGGCGAGCTGCGCGCCGGGGACCTGGCCTGGCGCATTGCGGACACCCAGAAATCGGGCGCCGTGTGGCTGCACTATCTCGACCTGCCGCCCCAGGGCGCAATGCGCCTGCCCGAACCCGGCGAGGACGTCCTGCTGCAGGTGGATGTGCCCCGCCGCGCCAGCATCCAGCGCCATCACACCGTCACTCACCTCCTCCACTGGGCCATTCACGAGGTGGTCAGCCCCGAGGCGTCGCAAAAGGGATCCTTTGTCGGCCCGGACAAGCTCACCTTCGACTTCAACTGCCCGCCCCTCACGCCGCAACAAGTGGCGGATGTCGAAAAGCTGGTCAATGAGCGCATCCTGGAAAACGCCGGCGTAAGCTGGACCGAAGTGCCCTACACGGAGGTGAAGGGCCGCAGGGACGTCATGCAGTTCTTCGGCGACAAGTACGGCGACATCGTCCGCGTCGTGCAGATTGGCGGGCATCCCGGACGCCTGGATGGTTACTCCATGGAGTTGTGCGGCGGCACCCACACCCGCGCCACCGGTGAAATCGGCCTCTTTCGCATCGTCGCCGAAACCGCCATCGCGGCCGGCGTGCGCCGCATTGAGGCCGTCGCCGGCCTGGAATCCTACCGCCGTGCCGGGGAGGAAGCGCGCCGGCTGAAGGCGCTTGCCGAAAAATTGAACACGCCGATTGGCGAGCTGGAAAAACGCCTCGACAACCTGTTGCAGCAGCAGAAAGAACTCGAAAAACAATGGCGCGCCCTCCAACAAAAGCAGGCCGCCGAGATGGCGCGCAGCCTGACCACCAAGGCCCGCACCCTCAATGGCGTGCCCGTCATCATCGAACGCGTGGACGCCGATGGCGACACCCTGCAAGCCATGATCAATGAATTGAAAGGCTGCTTCCAGGGGGTGGTGGTGCTCGGCGGCGCCGCCAACCAGGCCGTCACCCTCATGGCCACCGTCTCCCCGGCCTACACCCAGCGCGTCCAGGCCGGCAAAATCCTCCAGCAAATCGCCCCAATCACCGGCGGCAAAGGCGGGGGCAAACCAGACTTCGCCCGCGGCGGAGGCAAGGAGGTGGGCCGTCTGGATGAAGCCCTGGCCAAAGCGGCAACCCTGATCTAA
- a CDS encoding prepilin-type N-terminal cleavage/methylation domain-containing protein, protein MPALVLWRQSRGNGRGITSGGGGSAAFTLIELLVVVAIIAILAALLLPVVNRSVEQSRSLSCLNNLKQLQMCWLMYVDDNEGWLPPNNYVYDVNRKDSIMRGVSWCPGNTRLDTDTRNIEQGVLFQYNRNTSIYRCPSDKSTIEDENGNPLDQPRTRSYNMSSAINCDVAAGLIPSYKKYSEITRPTPDRFFVFIDTHEDSILDAHFGLCQPNSYFGNMWFDLPANRHNQGANLSFADGHVDHWKWAWPKVYQRTPQSVANAQDLKDMRRLQSAMKPMN, encoded by the coding sequence TTGCCCGCTTTGGTCTTGTGGCGCCAAAGTCGGGGAAATGGGCGTGGCATAACCTCCGGGGGAGGAGGGAGTGCGGCATTCACGCTCATCGAACTGCTCGTCGTCGTCGCCATCATCGCCATCTTGGCCGCCTTGCTTCTGCCGGTCGTCAACCGCTCCGTGGAACAAAGCCGGAGCCTCTCCTGCCTGAATAATCTCAAGCAGTTGCAGATGTGCTGGCTGATGTACGTGGACGACAACGAAGGCTGGCTCCCGCCCAATAATTACGTGTACGACGTCAACCGCAAGGACTCAATCATGCGGGGTGTCTCCTGGTGCCCCGGCAACACCCGCCTGGACACGGACACCCGCAACATTGAACAAGGCGTGCTTTTCCAATACAATCGCAACACCAGCATCTACCGCTGTCCTTCAGACAAATCCACCATCGAGGACGAAAACGGCAACCCGCTCGACCAGCCGCGGACCCGCAGTTACAACATGAGCAGCGCCATCAACTGCGATGTGGCGGCTGGGCTTATCCCCTCCTACAAGAAATACAGCGAAATTACCCGGCCCACTCCCGACCGCTTTTTCGTGTTCATCGACACGCATGAGGATTCCATCCTCGACGCCCATTTTGGCCTCTGCCAGCCCAATTCTTATTTTGGCAACATGTGGTTTGACCTGCCCGCCAACCGCCACAACCAGGGGGCTAATTTGAGTTTTGCCGATGGTCATGTGGATCACTGGAAATGGGCCTGGCCCAAGGTGTACCAGCGCACCCCGCAATCCGTGGCCAACGCCCAGGACCTCAAGGACATGCGCCGTTTGCAGTCGGCCATGAAGCCCATGAACTAG